The Neobacillus sp. OS1-2 genome includes a window with the following:
- a CDS encoding immune inhibitor A domain-containing protein, producing the protein MVATTMFAGAFAGSTVAPKPASAAATVESAPIDLNVVDLDRLGEALQKRGLIAKNATPAEITKAAKNYIEKKQGQRPGKAGKAQTKEEQKLDKKAKDFLTKQKDKLAKQLAKGHENFKKGKPNGAVKVDSAKQAAYNGDVRKDEVLVLLVEYADFKHNNVEQEPGYMYASDFSKEHYQKMLFGDQDFTLFNGEKVKTFKQYYEEQSGGSYTVDGTVSNWLTVPGNAADYGSDSPEGGNDNMPGTKGPRGFIKDSLNAAVASGINLGDYDKLDIYDLDGDGNINEPDGLVDHLMVIHAGVGQEAGGGALGDNAIWSHRWTLNGVYPVANTTATVDYWGGNMAAFDYTVEPEDGAVGVFAHEYGHDLGAPDEYDTQYTGNGDTVAQWSIMSGGSWSGHIAGTQPPSFSPQVKEFYQKTIGGNWANITEVNYQDIDKNGLATVIDQSVTKSKNPGIVKVNLPNKRVPGIAPEFGAKYYYSTKGDDLHTVLETPVFDLTSATTATFDYKQWYEVETDYDYLSVSAVTEDGKSVDLDVIGDENTAGGLETSQGKWVDGKLDLSQFAGKKVKLVFEYVTDGGLAPNGFALDNLSLTVDGQVTFSDDAEGTPQVFLNGFEVSDGWINKPHYYYLEWRNYAGSDTALQFSRDAKYNTGLVVWYGDDTFTDNWGGVHPGEGFLSVVDSHPEALVFNLNGKDSISQTTRYQVADAAFSLDKSPAWSVNSPSRGIYDYKGLPSITEFDSTKSYINTVIPDAGVKVPAQYPLKVQVIGEAKDNSAGAVWIHK; encoded by the coding sequence ATGGTAGCTACTACCATGTTTGCAGGCGCATTTGCTGGCAGTACGGTTGCACCAAAACCGGCATCTGCGGCAGCAACAGTCGAATCAGCTCCGATTGATTTAAATGTAGTGGATTTGGATCGCCTTGGTGAAGCATTGCAAAAAAGAGGGCTCATTGCAAAGAATGCAACACCTGCTGAAATTACCAAAGCTGCAAAGAACTACATAGAGAAAAAACAAGGCCAAAGGCCTGGTAAAGCAGGCAAGGCTCAAACGAAGGAAGAACAGAAGTTAGATAAAAAAGCAAAGGACTTTCTTACTAAACAAAAGGACAAGCTTGCGAAGCAGCTAGCCAAAGGTCATGAAAACTTCAAAAAAGGCAAGCCAAACGGGGCTGTTAAAGTAGATTCTGCCAAACAGGCTGCTTATAACGGAGATGTACGAAAAGATGAAGTACTAGTTCTTTTAGTTGAGTATGCTGATTTTAAGCATAATAATGTCGAACAAGAACCTGGCTATATGTATGCAAGTGACTTCAGTAAAGAACACTATCAAAAAATGTTATTTGGCGATCAAGATTTTACCCTGTTTAATGGTGAGAAGGTAAAAACGTTTAAACAATATTATGAAGAACAATCTGGCGGCAGCTATACGGTTGATGGAACTGTTTCAAATTGGCTGACAGTACCGGGAAATGCGGCAGATTACGGCAGTGATAGTCCGGAAGGTGGCAATGATAACATGCCAGGCACAAAAGGACCACGTGGATTTATTAAGGATTCCTTAAATGCTGCGGTTGCATCTGGAATTAACTTAGGAGATTACGATAAGTTAGATATCTATGACCTTGATGGCGATGGAAATATTAACGAGCCGGACGGTTTGGTTGACCACTTAATGGTCATTCATGCTGGTGTTGGTCAGGAAGCAGGGGGCGGAGCTCTTGGCGATAATGCCATCTGGTCACACCGCTGGACATTAAATGGCGTTTATCCAGTTGCAAACACAACAGCTACAGTAGATTACTGGGGCGGAAATATGGCTGCATTCGATTATACAGTTGAGCCGGAAGATGGAGCAGTTGGTGTATTCGCACACGAATATGGTCATGACTTAGGTGCCCCGGATGAGTATGATACCCAATATACCGGCAATGGTGATACGGTTGCACAGTGGTCTATTATGAGCGGCGGCAGCTGGAGCGGTCATATTGCCGGCACACAACCGCCAAGCTTCTCACCGCAGGTCAAAGAATTCTATCAAAAAACAATTGGCGGTAACTGGGCTAATATAACGGAAGTAAACTATCAAGATATCGATAAAAACGGTTTAGCAACAGTTATCGATCAGAGTGTCACAAAATCTAAGAACCCGGGTATTGTGAAGGTAAACTTGCCTAATAAGAGGGTTCCAGGCATTGCGCCAGAATTTGGGGCCAAATACTATTACAGTACAAAAGGGGATGACCTTCACACTGTTTTAGAAACACCAGTGTTTGATTTAACAAGTGCTACAACTGCAACGTTCGACTATAAACAGTGGTATGAGGTTGAAACTGATTATGATTATCTTTCAGTGAGTGCAGTAACTGAAGATGGCAAGAGCGTGGACCTAGATGTGATCGGTGATGAAAACACGGCAGGCGGGCTTGAAACTTCCCAAGGCAAATGGGTAGATGGAAAGCTTGATTTAAGCCAATTTGCAGGTAAAAAGGTAAAACTGGTATTTGAATATGTAACGGACGGCGGTCTTGCTCCAAACGGTTTCGCGCTTGATAACCTTTCATTAACAGTAGATGGGCAAGTTACATTCTCTGACGATGCGGAAGGTACACCTCAAGTATTCCTAAACGGTTTCGAAGTATCTGACGGCTGGATCAACAAACCACACTACTACTATTTAGAGTGGAGAAATTATGCTGGTTCTGATACAGCACTTCAATTCTCTCGTGACGCAAAATATAATACTGGTTTAGTAGTTTGGTATGGGGATGATACATTTACAGATAACTGGGGTGGCGTCCACCCAGGTGAAGGATTCCTAAGTGTAGTGGATTCTCATCCTGAAGCACTTGTATTTAACCTAAATGGTAAGGACTCTATTAGCCAAACAACTCGCTACCAAGTGGCAGATGCTGCGTTCTCATTAGACAAGTCACCTGCATGGAGTGTAAATTCTCCAAGTCGTGGAATCTATGATTACAAAGGCCTTCCAAGCATAACGGAGTTTGATTCTACTAAATCGTACATTAACACAGTGATTCCTGATGCCGGAGTTAAAGTTCCAGCACAGTACCCACTTAAAGTCCAAGTCATCGGCGAAGCAAAAGATAACTCTGCTGGTGCAGTTTGGATCCATAAATAG
- a CDS encoding flotillin family protein — MDFNIIWVIVGIVVLIFLALIGVFITKYRTAGPDEALIVTGSFLGNGNVHVDEAGNKIKIIRGGGSFILPVFQQAKPLSLLSSKLEVTTPEVYTEQGVPVMADGVAIIKIGGSISEIATAAEQFLGKPKEDRENEAREVLEGHLRSILGSMTVEEIYKNRDKFSQEVQRVASQDLAKMGLVIVSFTIKDVRDKNGYLDSLGKPRIAQVKRDADIATAEAEKETRIKKAEASKEAKRNELERATEIAEAEKINQLKIAEFRREQDIAKAKADQAYDLETARSKQDVMEQEMQIKIIERQKQIELEEKEIQRRERQYDSEVKKKADADRYSVEQSAAANKAREMAEAEANKYRIEAMAKAEAERIRLDGLAKAEAQKAQGSSEAEIIRLKGLAEAEAKEKIAEAFEQFGQAAILDMVIKMLPEYAKQVAAPLSNIDKITVVDTGGGSGENGGANKITSYATNLMASLQESLKASSGIDVKELIENYSGKGNVRKSIEELTDEVKNKTE, encoded by the coding sequence ATGGATTTTAACATTATTTGGGTTATCGTTGGGATTGTCGTACTTATTTTCCTAGCATTAATTGGCGTTTTTATTACAAAGTACAGGACTGCTGGACCGGATGAGGCCTTGATTGTAACTGGTAGTTTTCTTGGAAACGGAAATGTCCATGTAGATGAAGCTGGCAATAAAATTAAAATTATCCGTGGCGGCGGTAGCTTTATTTTACCAGTATTCCAGCAGGCAAAGCCGCTTAGCTTGTTATCTAGTAAACTAGAAGTTACCACACCAGAAGTATACACGGAGCAGGGTGTGCCGGTCATGGCCGATGGGGTTGCCATTATAAAAATTGGCGGTTCAATTAGTGAAATTGCCACTGCTGCTGAGCAGTTCCTTGGAAAGCCGAAGGAAGATCGTGAAAATGAAGCCAGAGAAGTCCTAGAGGGTCATCTACGGTCTATCCTCGGTTCGATGACGGTGGAAGAAATTTATAAAAATCGTGATAAATTTTCACAAGAAGTCCAAAGGGTTGCCTCGCAAGATCTTGCTAAAATGGGTCTCGTGATTGTATCGTTCACCATTAAAGATGTCCGTGATAAAAATGGCTATCTTGATTCCCTTGGTAAACCACGGATTGCACAAGTGAAGCGTGATGCCGATATCGCCACAGCTGAAGCGGAAAAAGAAACCCGTATCAAAAAAGCCGAGGCTTCTAAGGAAGCAAAGCGTAACGAATTAGAGCGTGCAACAGAAATCGCTGAAGCTGAAAAAATTAACCAGTTAAAAATTGCTGAGTTCCGCCGCGAACAGGATATCGCTAAAGCGAAAGCCGACCAAGCGTATGACCTTGAAACGGCTCGATCAAAACAAGACGTTATGGAACAGGAAATGCAAATTAAGATTATTGAGAGACAAAAGCAAATTGAATTAGAAGAAAAAGAAATTCAACGCCGCGAGCGTCAATACGATTCTGAAGTGAAGAAAAAAGCGGATGCCGATCGCTATTCTGTCGAGCAATCCGCTGCTGCTAACAAGGCAAGAGAGATGGCCGAAGCAGAGGCAAATAAATACCGGATTGAAGCAATGGCAAAGGCGGAAGCGGAGCGGATTCGTCTCGACGGTCTTGCCAAAGCAGAAGCACAAAAGGCTCAAGGGTCATCAGAGGCAGAAATAATCCGTTTAAAAGGTTTAGCGGAGGCCGAAGCGAAGGAAAAAATCGCGGAAGCATTCGAACAATTCGGCCAAGCGGCCATTCTCGACATGGTTATCAAAATGCTTCCGGAATATGCGAAGCAAGTCGCTGCTCCATTGTCCAATATTGATAAAATTACCGTTGTCGATACGGGTGGCGGTTCAGGAGAAAATGGCGGCGCCAATAAGATTACCAGCTATGCAACCAATTTAATGGCAAGCCTTCAAGAGTCATTAAAAGCTTCAAGCGGGATTGACGTGAAGGAGCTAATCGAGAACTATTCTGGTAAAGGGAATGTAAGAAAGAGCATTGAGGAACTAACTGACGAGGTAAAGAATAAAACTGAATAA
- a CDS encoding NfeD family protein: MEPFSIPLETIYLYGLIISGVLTVLYVLFADVFHFHGAGDGGLHFLNPVLIFAFVTILSASGYLFERLSSLHYLLILAISAVIAIIVVTLLNVFVLLPLSSAEESLVYKESDLQGRIGTVITSIPADGFGEVMIESTSGRIAKPAVSFDGDQIPNGTSVLVVQVKDGVLQVTVHHQLESFI; this comes from the coding sequence ATGGAACCTTTCAGCATACCTTTAGAAACAATTTATTTATATGGATTAATTATTTCTGGTGTTTTGACGGTACTCTATGTTTTATTTGCCGATGTGTTTCATTTTCACGGAGCAGGGGATGGCGGGCTGCACTTCCTAAACCCGGTCCTAATCTTTGCCTTCGTGACCATTTTGTCAGCGAGCGGTTACTTGTTTGAACGTTTGTCATCGCTGCATTATTTACTCATTTTGGCTATATCTGCAGTCATCGCTATTATTGTGGTTACATTATTAAATGTCTTTGTTCTCTTGCCACTGTCTTCCGCGGAGGAATCACTTGTTTATAAAGAATCAGATTTACAAGGCCGAATCGGGACAGTCATTACCTCGATCCCGGCAGATGGCTTTGGTGAAGTGATGATTGAGAGTACAAGTGGAAGAATTGCTAAACCAGCTGTAAGCTTTGATGGCGACCAAATACCTAATGGAACAAGTGTGTTAGTTGTCCAGGTGAAAGATGGAGTGCTCCAGGTAACGGTTCATCATCAATTAGAAAGTTTTATATAG